The proteins below are encoded in one region of Triticum aestivum cultivar Chinese Spring chromosome 1B, IWGSC CS RefSeq v2.1, whole genome shotgun sequence:
- the LOC123078442 gene encoding protein PHYTOCHROME KINASE SUBSTRATE 4-like encodes MECLGTGLVSPDPLLKTASPGLSPPAARRCRGRGRTAASSEASWNSRSGLLASNQSPSAARQHDKGYGSGVTGVVVLDTMDDQHHRGGKKPAAGAFGQRWGIFSRDCPCAGRKAVTVDVASEPTTPRIHARFDAREEFFKANGLPPPSPNDEPGVMKIFTTGSCAFPLRANNNILAPAQNNGVNASFPAFPPDVGRRVVSSGGFTFPVISPSKAISSSVVDEPPRESLEVFRPIDEDSVVLVDPPPPLAAAGFLRAPAVVAATDDDAMSDASSDLFDLESFAASSSYPTTYRGRSSRRNSGDDDLAYAAAAAEPALSECMYAPSEASVVWSMATDEGVAYDADSVANFSSAASACGVEEFRFVPPGSAAGHDGFTAALSRSAGRKKGGGFLDSCRCEKAVSVGPTPVRVARPPAVPANKTVMGLESSGVARYHNRRVHMPVRT; translated from the coding sequence ATGGAGTGCTTGGGCACGGGGCTGGTGAGCCCGGACCCCCTCCTCAAGACCGCATCCCCGGGGCTCTCGCCGCCAGCTGCCCGTCGCTGCCGTGGACGCGGCCGCACCGCGGCGTCGTCGGAGGCCAGCTGGAACAGCCGCTCCGGGCTGCTCGCCAGCAACCAGTCGCCGTCCGCGGCTAGGCAGCACGACAAGGGCTATGGCAGTGGCGTCACCGGCGTCGTCGTCCTAGATACGATGGACGATCAGCATCACCGCGGCGGCAAGAAGCCTGCCGCCGGCGCCTTCGGGCAACGCTGGGGGATCTTCAGCCGGGACTGCCCCTGCGCCGGCAGGAAGGCGGTCACCGTCGACGTCGCCTCCGAGCCGACGACCCCGAGGATCCACGCGAGGTTCGACGCCAGGGAGGAGTTCTTTAAGGCCAACGGGCTGCCTCCTCCGTCTCCAAACGACGAGCCCGGCGTGATGAAGATTTTTACGACGGGGAGCTGCGCGTTCCCGCTTCGCGCCAACAACAACATCCTCGCCCCGGCGCAAAATAACGGCGTAAACGCTTCGTTTCCCGCTTTCCCGCCCGACGTTGGCCGCCGCGTCGTGAGCTCTGGCGGATTCACCTTCCCGGTGATCAGCCCGTCGAAGGCCATCAGCAGCAGCGTCGTCGACGAGCCGCCGCGCGAGTCGCTGGAGGTGTTCCGTCCCATCGACGAGGACTCGGTGGTGCTCGTGGACCCTCCGCCGCCCCTTGCCGCGGCCGGCTTTCTGCGTGCGCCGGCGGTCGTGGCGGCGACGGACGACGACGCGATGAGCGACGCGAGCTCGGACCTGTTCGACCTGGAGAGCTTTGCGGCGTCATCGTCGTACCCGACCACGTACCGTGGTCGCAGTAGCCGGCGCAACTCGGGGGACGACGACTTggcgtacgccgccgccgccgcggagccAGCGCTGAGCGAGTGCATGTACGCGCCAAGCGAGGCGAGCGTGGTGTGGAGCATGGCCACGGACGAGGGCGTCGCCTACGACGCCGACAGCGTGGCCAACTTCTCGAGCGCGGCATCCGCGTGCGGCGTCGAAGAGTTCCGGTTCGTCCCGCCGGGGTCCGCCGCCGGCCACGACGGCTTCACCGCCGCCCTGTCCCGAAGCGCCGGCCGCAAGAAAGGCGGCGGGTTCTTGGACAGCTGCCGGTGCGAGAAGGCCGTCAGCGTCGGGCCGACCCCGGTCCGTGTGGCCCGTCCGCCGGCGGTCCCGGCTAACAAGACGGTGATGGGGCTGGAAAGCAGCGGCGTCGCGCGCTACCACAACCGCCGCGTCCACATGCCGGTGCGGACGTGA